CGGCAGATGTACTTAAGACCCGCGTTGCGACGCAGCGCGCCTGGCAAAAGCCCCGTCTCGGTCAGGATCTGAAACCCGTTACAGACGCCGAACACAAAGCCACCGGCTTCAGCATGTTTCACAACCGCCTGACAGATCGGCGAATTCGCGGCGATCGCACCACAACGAAGATAGTCGCCATAGGAAAACCCGCCCGGCACGCCGACAAAATCGAGCCCCTCAGGCAAAGCCGTTTCCTTGTGCCAAACCATCGAGACATCCGCCCCAGCGCGCTCCAATGCCACCGCTAAATCGCGGTCACAGTTAGAGCCCGGAAAAACCAGAACCGCCGCCTTCATCAGAGGATCTCCACGCGGTAGCTTTCGATCACTGTGTTCGCCAAGAGCTTTTCACACATCTCGTTGACCGTGTCCTCTGTGCTGCCCTCAGCCAAATCCAGCTCGATGACTTTACCCTGACGCACGCCTTCGACGCCATCAAAGCCCAAAGACCCCAGCGCGTGTTTCACGGCCTCACCCTGCGGGTCCAAAACGCCGTTCTTCAGCATCACATAGACACGTGCTTTCATCTTTTTGGTCTCCAGCTCTTTCATCTTGCCAAAAATACTCAAAAGCCCCGGTCTCGCCGGGGCCTTCGCTTAGTTGATCAGGGTCGGCTTGCTCACAGGTGCCGATTTCGGCAGCACACCCAGACGGCGCGCGACCTCGGTATAGGCATCGGTCAGATTGCCCAGATCCTGACGGAACACATCCTTGTCCAGCTTCTGCCCGCTCTCGATATCCCAGAGGCGGCAGCTGTCGGGGCTGATCTCATCGGCTACGACCAGGCGTTGGAAGTCACCCTCATAGACCCGGCCGATCTCGATTTTAAAGTCAATCAGCTTGATGCCGACGCCATACATGACGCCCGACAGGAAATCATTCACGCGCAGAGCGATGCTGACGATGTCGTCCATATCCTGCTGGCTCGCCCAGCCAAAGGCCGCGATATATTCTTCGGGCACAAGCGGATCGCCAAGACTGTCGTCTTTGTAGCTATACTCGACAATAGGCCGTGGCAGCTGGGTGCCCTCTTCGATCCCCATACGCTTGGACATGGAGCCAGCCGCAAAGTTGCGCACGATGACCTCCAAAGGAATGATCTCGCAGTTGCGCACCAGTTGCTCACGCATGTTCAGACGTTTCAGGAAGTGGGTCGGCACGCCGATCTGGCCCAAACCCACCATGAAATACTCGCTCAGGCGGTTGTTCAGCACGCCCTTGCCGTCAATCACGTCTTTCTTTTCCGCATTAAACGCGGTTGCATCGTCCTTGAAATATTGCACGATGGTGCCTGGCTCTGGGCCTTCATAAAGAACCTTCGCCTTGCCTTCATAGATCTTCTTGCCACGTGCCATTGAACGACTTTCCCGGGAATAGAAATGAATATGGGGCGCGCGAGTCCCCAAACTTGCGGCCCTCTTAAGCCATGGGCGAAAATCTCGCAAGCAGATGCGCCCATCTGTTGCGTGATTGCGTTTTTCGCCTATCTAATAGGCACAGGACAATTTTAACGAGGAGACCCTGAATGAGCACTTTTGACGATCGCGAAACCGCCTTTGAAGCCAAATTCGCCCATGACGAAGAAATGCAATTCAAAGCCGAAGCGCGCGCCAACAAGCTGCTTGGTCTCTGGGCTGCAGAACTGCTTGGCAAATCTGGCGATGAGGCTGAGGCCTATGCCAAAACCGTCGTGGTGGCAGACTTTGAAGAAGCCGGCAATGAGGATGTGATCCGAAAGGTCGCTGGCGATCTAGGCGATAAATCCAGCGCCGATGAGGTCCGCGCCAAGCTCGCCGAGACGCTCAAAATGGCGGAAGACCAACTGCTTTCTGAAAGTTAATTGGTTAACCCACTCGCCCAAAAGGTTACCAACCCCGCCCATTTCTGTGGCGGGGTTTTTCATACCAACAATCTCATATTTATTTTGAGCCGCCGTTTTTGTCATAGAAACAAGGCCCATCGGCACTGAAAAACACCGAAATCGTCACACCTCAACCGCGGGGCGAACACATTCTGACCACTTTCTCCGCGTTAATTCTGGTTAAGGCGCAGAAGCGCTAGGCAACCAAAAAATAAAATTCGGTCCGGACAACGGACACGAGCTAAGGCGAAGGGTCAGAAGATGAAACAGGCGATGAAAAACGCCCCTAAGTTTGCGCGGCACATTGTGCCACTGGGCATCGGCGCAGCGTGCCTCTGGGCACTAAATAATCAACTCAGCGATATTGACTTCGGCACGCTTTGGGCGGCCGTAAAATCTGTGAGCCTCTGGCAATGGGCGCTTGCGATGGTCTTTACCGCAATCAGCTTTTTCGCCATTGCGCGCTATGACGTTGTCGCGCATCGGCATTTCCAAACAGGTATCTCCGGCCGTCGCGCCACGATCACAGGCGGTTCCGCCGTGGCGCTGGGTCAGACGCTGGGCATGGGCGCAGTTGTCGGCGGCTTCGTGCGCTGGCGCATGCTGTCAGGCCTGGGCGTCGTCAAAGCCGCCAAGATCACAGCCTTTGTCACCCTTTGCTTCATGTCTGCATGGGCGATCGTAACCTCTGCAGCCATCGTTGTTGCGCCAATGGCAGACATTCCGCTGTCCGTTCCAATGTGCGCGCTGATGCTGGCTGCAGGCCTCATGGCGCTGTCCTTCTTCAAGCCAAGCATCCGCGTCAAAGGCAAACGCGTAGAGCTGCCGACCGTAAAAGCCATGGTCGCAATGCTGGTGCTCTGCCTGATCGACACGCTTTTCGCGGCCGCAACCCTGTGGGTTCTGCTGCCTGCGGGCGTCATCGATCTGACTGTGGCTCAGCTTTTCCCGATCTACATGCTGGCACTGGGCGCGGCGCTGTTGTCCGGCACCCCAGGTGGCGTTGGCCCGTTTGAACTCACCTTGCTGGCTTTGTTGCCATTCGCACCTGAAGCCGAATTGATGGCAGCAATCCTTGCCTTCCGCGTCGTATATTATGCAATCCCTGCGATTATCGCTGGCGTCACCCTGCTGCGTCCGATGGCAATGGGCACCGAAGCGTTCGACCGCGAGGTCTCTTGCCTCGACACAACCCTCACCAAAAACACGGCGCGTGCAGAGCTGGGTGTGGTCCGTCAAAACGGCGGCGCGATTGTTAGCCTTAAAAGCGGCACCTGCGGTGTTGTGCGCACCGGTCAGACCCTGACCTCGATCTTTGATCCGGTGCACAACGGCGAAGATTTTGCGAAACATCTGCGCGCCTTTGCCCGCGAACAGAACCGCATCGTGTGCAAATACAAAATCACTGCACCTCACGCGATCAAAGCCCGTAAGGCTGGCTGGGCCGTGCTGCGTGTCTCTGACGAGGCGATGGTGGATCCAGCCGGTCACACGATGGAAGGCTCTGCCTACCGTCAGCTGCGTCGCAAACTGAAGAAGGCGGAAAAAGAGGGTGTTCAGGTTGTTGAACAATCCACCGGCCTGCCTTTTGCCGAGATGAAGCGCGTCTCTGAAGCATGGGAATCCCGCAATGGCGGCGCCAAGGGCCTCTCCATGGGCCAATTCGAAGAGGACTATATCCAGCGTCAGCGCACCTTCCTGGCGTGGAAAGAAGACGAGCTGGTTGGCTTTGTCACCTTCCACACCACGGGCCACGAATGGGCTCTGGACCTGATGCGTATCGCACCGGGTGCACCAGATGGCACAATGCATCTGATGGTGAATGAGGCGATCCTAATGGCCCGCGAAGAAGAGGTGCCAAACGTCTCCCTCGCCGCGGCCCCTGTCCTGCCAAAGGACAACACCTCTATCGAAGGTCGTCTGCGCACGAAATACTTCGAGAAAGCCGGTGGCAAAGGTCTGCGTCAGTTCAAAGATTGCTTCAACCCTACATGGCAGCCGCTTTATATGGCAGCCCCGGGTCCAGCCCAGTTGGTGATCGCAGCTTTCGACCTGATCCGCTCGATCAAAAACGCGAAACCCGTGGCCAAACCTCGTGTGCAGGCTATGCGTGTAGCCGCTTGATTTGAAAGCGTTTCGCCCCCTTCCCTTCGCTTAGAATCGAAACGCTTTCATAATCATGATGAAGAAAATGAAATTGCCGCTTCTGACGCCTCATGGCATCAGGAGCGGTACATTTTTTTCAAGGACTCACCCCATGACCAATGCCCTCTCTAAACTCCTAGAGACCCGCGACTGGCTTTTGACCGACGGCGCGACTGGCACAAACCTATTTAACATGGGTTTGACCTCTGGCGACGCGCCAGAGCTTTGGAATGATGAGCATCCTGACCGCATCAAGAAACTCTACTCGCTGGCCGTGGACGCAGGGTCCGACATCTTTCTGACCAATTCCTTTGGCGGCAACGCGTCGCGGTTGAAACTGCACGATGCGGGCCACCGCGCGCGCGAATTGTCCCGTAAATCCGCCGAGATCGGCCGTGAGGTCGCAGATGCCTCGGGCCGCACGGTTGTGGTTGCTGGCTCTGTCGGCCCGACCGGTGACATCATGCAGCCCGTGGGCGACCTTAGCCATGCGGACGCGGTCGAAATGTTCCACGAGCAAGCTGAGGGCCTGAAAGAAGGTGGCGCAGATGTGCTGTGGCTGGAAACCATTTCCGCCCCTGAAGAATTCAAAGCCGCCGCCGAAGCTTTTGCGCTGGCCGATATGCCCTGGTGCGGCACCATGAGTTTTGACACCGCCGGACGCACCATGATGGGCGTGACCTCTGCAGCCATGGTCAGCATGGTCGAAGGCCTTCCGAACCCGCCAATTGGCTTTGGCGCAAACTGCGGCACAGGCTCTGCCGATATCCTGCGCACGGTTCTGGGCTTTACGGCTCAGGGCACAGAACGTCCTGTGATTTCAAAGGGGAACGCGGGTATTCCGAAATACCACGACGGCCATATTCACTATGATGGCACACCTGAACTGATGGCGGATTACGCCGTTCTGGCGCGCGATGCGGGTGCGACGATCATCGGCGGATGCTGTGGCACCATGGCCGAGCACCTGTCCTCGATGCGCGACGCTCTGGAAAACCGTCCACGTGGCGAGCGACCGTCCCTGGAGCAAATCGTTGGAGCCGTCGGCGCCTTTACGTCCGACAGCGATGGCACAGAAGAAGGCGCCGGAGGCGCTGATGAGGGCCGCCGGTCCCGCCGTCGTCGCCGCGCTTAAAACAAACTCAGCTGATCCCCCGCAGCGATAGGCCGTTCAAACAGGTCGTATCGCAGCGGGGGCAGCTCTTTGGGCAATCCGGTGCGCCGCATTGCAATCGCCACACGATGCGCGATCATTTGGGCATAAGTGCCCTCGCCGCGCATCCGCTTGCCCCACTCTGCGGAATAGTCTTGCCCGCCATGCATCTCGCGGATCAGGGACATGACCTTGGCTTTGCGGTCTGGGAAATGCGTCGCAAGCCACTCTTGAAACAGCTCTGACACCTCAAGCGGCAGGCGCAACATGATCCAGCTGACCGCCTTCGCCCCAGCCGCGGCCCCGGCACCGATGATCCGCTCCACCTCATGATCGGTCAGACCCGGCACGACCGGCGACACCATCAACCGCACCGGAATGCCTTCTGAAGCCAGCTTTTCTATCATTCGCAAGCGCCGATCCGGCGTCGGCGCGCGGGGTTCCATCAAGCGGCTGACCTTTACATCCAAAGACGTCACAGAGATCCCGACCTTTACCAACCCCTCGCTGGCCATTCCTCGCAGAATATCCAGATCCCGTTCAATCAATGTGCCCTTGGTGACAATTCCGACAGGGTGCTTGAAGTCCCGCAGGACCTCCAGGCACTCCCGCATAATGCGCTGGCTCTTCTCAACGGGCTGATAGGGATCCGTGTTGGTCCCAATCGCAATCGGGGCCACCGCGTATCGGCGATTGCGCAGCTCTTTCTCCAGCAGCTCCGCCGCATTCGGTTTGGCAATCAAACGGGTCTCAAAATCGAGACCCGGCGAATAGCCCGCATACGCATGCGTAGGGCGCGCGAAGCAATAGACGCAGCCGTGCTCACACCCGCGATACGGGTTGATCGACCGGTCAAACCCAAGATCAGGCGAGGCATTGCGGGTGATGATCGTCTTTGCTGTCTCAAACGACAAATGCGTGCGGAAATCGCCACGCTCTTCGTCAATGTCCCTGCCGTCATGTACCTCGGATCGTTCAAGTTTTTCATACCGTCCCGAGCTGTTGCTGACAGCACCGCGAGCGCGGCGTCGGGGCGGGTCTATCAAGAGATCAGGATCATGGGGCATGCCTCAAACTAGAACAAAACAAGAACACACGCAATTCATAATCATGCTGCAAGAATTTCGATTGAAAACAGGCGTTTTCGGCGGCACAAGTCGCACTCAGCGCGGTCAGTGTCGCATATTTGACAGCCGATTCATGCGAAACACACGAAAGCTGACGGAAAGAAAACGGGCGCCAACGCCAAATCTTAAGGAAGAGCCTATGTCCGACGAAGAAGATATCATCCTCTCTGAACTCGACGACGAAGAACTTGTCGAACAGATGTTTGATGACCTCTACGATGGCCTGAAAGAGGAAATCGAAGAGGGAACCAACATTCTGCTGGAGCGCGGATGGGAACCCTATGACATCCTGACCAAAGCTTTGGTCGGTGGCATGACCATCGTTGGTGCGGACTTCCGCGATGGCATCCTGTTTGTGCCTGAAGTTCTTCTGGCCGCAAACGCGATGAAGGGCGGCATGGCGATCCTAAAGCCTTTGCTGGCTGAAACCGGCGCGCCTCGTGTTGGTAAGATGGTCATCGGCACTGTGAAAGGCGACATCCACGACATCGGTAAGAACCTTGTCGGCATGATGATGGAAGGCGCAGGCTTTGAGGTTGTTGATCTGGGCATCAACAACGCAGTCGAGAGCTATCTCGAAGCGCTTGAAGCGGAAAAACCAGACATCCTGGGCATGTCCGCCCTGCTGACCACCACCATGCCTTACATGAAGGTCGTGATCGACACGATGGTCGAGCAAGGCATCCGTGAGGACTATGTGGTTCTGGTCGGTGGCGCGCCGCTTAACGAAGAGTTCGGCAAAGCGATCGGCGCAGACGCCTATTGCCGTGACGCGGCGGTGGCTGTTGAGACCGCCAAAGAGATGATGGGCCGCAAGCACAATGCGCTGAACGCGTAAGCGAGACCAAATTCCTTAATTACCGGGCTCGCTTTCACCAAAGCGGGCCCGTTTTATTTGATGGGTGTAGAATGGATTTGAGCGACGAAGACCTAACCCGCGATGGTTTGGCTGCCGAGGCCGCCAAGGGCCGCATTCTGCTCATTGCCTGCGGGGCCCTGGCGCGCGAGATTCTGGATCTGCAAAAGGCAAATGGCTGGGACCATATGGTTCTGACCTGCCTGCCTGCAATCTACCATCTGCATCCTGAAAAGATCCCCTCAGAAGTGCGTAGGATCGTCGAGGAGAAACGCGATGATTTCGCCCAGATCTTTGTGGTCTACGCCGATTGCGGCACCGGTGGCATTTTGAAAAACACTTGCGACGAGTTGGGCGTGGAAATGGTGCAAGGCCCTCATTGTTATAGCTTTTATGAGGGCAACGAGCGTTTTGCAGAACTCTCAGAAAACGAGTTCACGTCCTTCTACCTGACCGATTTCCTCGTCCGCCAATTTGATGCGTTCATCATGAAACCCATGGGGCTGGATAAACACCCAGAGCTGCGGGACATGATCTTTGGCAATTACGAAAAGCTGGTCTATCAGGCGCAGATCGAAGACCCAGCACTAAAGGCCAAAGCCGCCGAATGCGCAGACCGTCTGGGGCTGGAATTTGAATACCGGTTCACCGGCTACGGCGATCTGAAATCGGCGCTAAACGCGTTAAACTAGCGACGTCACCCAAAGGATTTCCGCATCCTCTTGGCTGATCGACACCACATTATGCCCCATGGTCGCGTCATAATAGGCGCTGTCACCGCGACGCATTTCGATCGGCTCGTAAAACTCGGTGTAAAGCTTCACCACACCGGTTAGAACGTACAGAAATTCTTCACCATCATGACGCACCCAGCCATCAAATTCCTCGACCGACCGCGCCCGAACCCGCGCCTTATATGGCAGCATCTGCTTCTTTGAGAGCTGCTCGGCCAGCAATTCATGCTCATAAGTGGTGGTTGCCCGCTTCGCACCCTGCCCGTTCTTATTGACAGACATGCGCCCGTTGATCTGATCACGCTCTGGCGGCGTGAACAGCTGCGGCACCGAGATCTGCAGACCCTCGGCCAGCTTGCGCAGCGCGTCATAGGTCGGCGACATCTGACCGTTTTCGATCTTGGACAGAGTCGAGCGCGCTAATCCGGCCTGATTTGCCGCCCGCTCCAGAGTCCAATCCCGCGCCTTGCGCAGCTCGCGCACGCGCGCGCCGAGATCTAATGGCTCTGGTTCGTCTTGAACGCCATTTTCGCGGGCCACTTGGATTAGGCTTTTGGGGTCTTTGTCACTCATGACGGTGCTTCTAGGCCGCAGTTCGCGAAACTGCAAGGCTGAGGCGCTTGTGCGGCAGGGGTGCCATGGCCTAGCAGAGCATATGACCTCTGTTTTCCATCAAGGCGATCCCGCGCCCTGCCCTGTGCCGTTCAACTACGCAGCACATGTCCTACAGCACGTAAATG
This is a stretch of genomic DNA from Cognatishimia activa. It encodes these proteins:
- the purQ gene encoding phosphoribosylformylglycinamidine synthase subunit PurQ; the encoded protein is MKAAVLVFPGSNCDRDLAVALERAGADVSMVWHKETALPEGLDFVGVPGGFSYGDYLRCGAIAANSPICQAVVKHAEAGGFVFGVCNGFQILTETGLLPGALRRNAGLKYICRTVGLKVETSDTAFTAGYTEGDEIQIPIAHHDGNYFADDETLARLQGEGRVAFTYTDNPNGSVADIAGVLSANKRVLGMMPHPERASDAGHGGTDGSAMFSALMEQVVSA
- the purS gene encoding phosphoribosylformylglycinamidine synthase subunit PurS yields the protein MKARVYVMLKNGVLDPQGEAVKHALGSLGFDGVEGVRQGKVIELDLAEGSTEDTVNEMCEKLLANTVIESYRVEIL
- the purC gene encoding phosphoribosylaminoimidazolesuccinocarboxamide synthase translates to MARGKKIYEGKAKVLYEGPEPGTIVQYFKDDATAFNAEKKDVIDGKGVLNNRLSEYFMVGLGQIGVPTHFLKRLNMREQLVRNCEIIPLEVIVRNFAAGSMSKRMGIEEGTQLPRPIVEYSYKDDSLGDPLVPEEYIAAFGWASQQDMDDIVSIALRVNDFLSGVMYGVGIKLIDFKIEIGRVYEGDFQRLVVADEISPDSCRLWDIESGQKLDKDVFRQDLGNLTDAYTEVARRLGVLPKSAPVSKPTLIN
- a CDS encoding DUF1476 domain-containing protein, with the translated sequence MSTFDDRETAFEAKFAHDEEMQFKAEARANKLLGLWAAELLGKSGDEAEAYAKTVVVADFEEAGNEDVIRKVAGDLGDKSSADEVRAKLAETLKMAEDQLLSES
- a CDS encoding bifunctional lysylphosphatidylglycerol flippase/synthetase MprF; amino-acid sequence: MKNAPKFARHIVPLGIGAACLWALNNQLSDIDFGTLWAAVKSVSLWQWALAMVFTAISFFAIARYDVVAHRHFQTGISGRRATITGGSAVALGQTLGMGAVVGGFVRWRMLSGLGVVKAAKITAFVTLCFMSAWAIVTSAAIVVAPMADIPLSVPMCALMLAAGLMALSFFKPSIRVKGKRVELPTVKAMVAMLVLCLIDTLFAAATLWVLLPAGVIDLTVAQLFPIYMLALGAALLSGTPGGVGPFELTLLALLPFAPEAELMAAILAFRVVYYAIPAIIAGVTLLRPMAMGTEAFDREVSCLDTTLTKNTARAELGVVRQNGGAIVSLKSGTCGVVRTGQTLTSIFDPVHNGEDFAKHLRAFAREQNRIVCKYKITAPHAIKARKAGWAVLRVSDEAMVDPAGHTMEGSAYRQLRRKLKKAEKEGVQVVEQSTGLPFAEMKRVSEAWESRNGGAKGLSMGQFEEDYIQRQRTFLAWKEDELVGFVTFHTTGHEWALDLMRIAPGAPDGTMHLMVNEAILMAREEEVPNVSLAAAPVLPKDNTSIEGRLRTKYFEKAGGKGLRQFKDCFNPTWQPLYMAAPGPAQLVIAAFDLIRSIKNAKPVAKPRVQAMRVAA
- the bmt gene encoding betaine--homocysteine S-methyltransferase; this translates as MTNALSKLLETRDWLLTDGATGTNLFNMGLTSGDAPELWNDEHPDRIKKLYSLAVDAGSDIFLTNSFGGNASRLKLHDAGHRARELSRKSAEIGREVADASGRTVVVAGSVGPTGDIMQPVGDLSHADAVEMFHEQAEGLKEGGADVLWLETISAPEEFKAAAEAFALADMPWCGTMSFDTAGRTMMGVTSAAMVSMVEGLPNPPIGFGANCGTGSADILRTVLGFTAQGTERPVISKGNAGIPKYHDGHIHYDGTPELMADYAVLARDAGATIIGGCCGTMAEHLSSMRDALENRPRGERPSLEQIVGAVGAFTSDSDGTEEGAGGADEGRRSRRRRRA
- a CDS encoding PA0069 family radical SAM protein, which gives rise to MPHDPDLLIDPPRRRARGAVSNSSGRYEKLERSEVHDGRDIDEERGDFRTHLSFETAKTIITRNASPDLGFDRSINPYRGCEHGCVYCFARPTHAYAGYSPGLDFETRLIAKPNAAELLEKELRNRRYAVAPIAIGTNTDPYQPVEKSQRIMRECLEVLRDFKHPVGIVTKGTLIERDLDILRGMASEGLVKVGISVTSLDVKVSRLMEPRAPTPDRRLRMIEKLASEGIPVRLMVSPVVPGLTDHEVERIIGAGAAAGAKAVSWIMLRLPLEVSELFQEWLATHFPDRKAKVMSLIREMHGGQDYSAEWGKRMRGEGTYAQMIAHRVAIAMRRTGLPKELPPLRYDLFERPIAAGDQLSLF
- a CDS encoding corrinoid protein, giving the protein MSDEEDIILSELDDEELVEQMFDDLYDGLKEEIEEGTNILLERGWEPYDILTKALVGGMTIVGADFRDGILFVPEVLLAANAMKGGMAILKPLLAETGAPRVGKMVIGTVKGDIHDIGKNLVGMMMEGAGFEVVDLGINNAVESYLEALEAEKPDILGMSALLTTTMPYMKVVIDTMVEQGIREDYVVLVGGAPLNEEFGKAIGADAYCRDAAVAVETAKEMMGRKHNALNA
- a CDS encoding DUF1638 domain-containing protein → MDLSDEDLTRDGLAAEAAKGRILLIACGALAREILDLQKANGWDHMVLTCLPAIYHLHPEKIPSEVRRIVEEKRDDFAQIFVVYADCGTGGILKNTCDELGVEMVQGPHCYSFYEGNERFAELSENEFTSFYLTDFLVRQFDAFIMKPMGLDKHPELRDMIFGNYEKLVYQAQIEDPALKAKAAECADRLGLEFEYRFTGYGDLKSALNALN
- a CDS encoding helix-turn-helix domain-containing protein, encoding MSDKDPKSLIQVARENGVQDEPEPLDLGARVRELRKARDWTLERAANQAGLARSTLSKIENGQMSPTYDALRKLAEGLQISVPQLFTPPERDQINGRMSVNKNGQGAKRATTTYEHELLAEQLSKKQMLPYKARVRARSVEEFDGWVRHDGEEFLYVLTGVVKLYTEFYEPIEMRRGDSAYYDATMGHNVVSISQEDAEILWVTSLV